AACTAATGGTGTTCCATTCCCTTGCGGCGGAAAATAATGCTTATCCAAAAATAAAGCCTCATTAAATTCATGAATAACTTGAAGTTTCATTTCTCCTTCTATACTTTCCCCATCTACAGTTACAGTAGTATTTTCCTCATCCAATTTTTGATGTAACTCAAATCTACTAATAATTGATTCTACGACAGAAGTTGGCATACTAGAAACTAGTACTTTAAGAGCACCAAAAATAAATAATGTAACTATAAACCATGTTGTCATTTTAATCATCTCCATTACACTCTAAAATGAGTAGTGTTATGCTCCTTATTACGATTCATTAATTTTCAAAATAAAAATTTCATTCCATAAGGTACTAATATACTAATAAGTATCCCTGTTACAATCATCGTTACCGAACCGATAGTTGCTTCTTTCTCTCCCTCTTTCACTAGACGACTCACACCAA
This Bacillus mycoides DNA region includes the following protein-coding sequences:
- a CDS encoding YfmQ family protein: MTTWFIVTLFIFGALKVLVSSMPTSVVESIISRFELHQKLDEENTTVTVDGESIEGEMKLQVIHEFNEALFLDKHYFPPQGNGTPLVIETKIGKKTIKFSLYSYEEHVDVIKQYKKKVVAYRLRSKSLQSRSVVRIEDYA